In a single window of the Pongo abelii isolate AG06213 chromosome 1, NHGRI_mPonAbe1-v2.0_pri, whole genome shotgun sequence genome:
- the LOC100434611 gene encoding multiple epidermal growth factor-like domains protein 6 isoform X20 encodes MGASRDRGLAALWCLGLLGGLARVAGTHYRYLWRGCYPCHLGQAGYPVSAGDQRPDVDECRTHNGGCQHRCVNTLGSYLCECMPGFRLHTDSRTCLAINSCALGNGGCQHHCVQLTITRHRCQCRPGFQLQEDGRRCVRRSPCADRNGGCMHRCQVIRGLAHCECHAGYQLAADGKACEDVDECAAGLAQCAHGCLNTQGSFKCVCHAGYELGADGRQCYRIEMEIVNSCEANNGGCSHGCSHTSAGPLCTCPRGYELDTDQRTCIDVDDCADSPCCQQVCTNNPGGYECGCYAGYRLSADGCGCEDVDECASSSGGCEHRCTNLAGSFQCSCEAGYRLHEDRRGCSPLEEPVVDLDGELPFVRPLPHIAVLQDELPQLFQDDDVGADEEEAELRGEHTLTEKFVCLDDSFGHDCSLTCDDCRNGGTCLPGLDGCDCPEGWTGLICNETCPPDTFGKNCSFSCRCQNGGTCDSVTGACRCPPGVSGTNCEDGCPKGYYGKHCRKKCNCANRGRCHRLYGACLCDPGLYGRFCHLTCPPWAFGPGCSEECQCVQPHTRSCDKRDGSCSCKAGFRGERCQAECEPGYFGPGCRQACTCPVGVACDSLSGECGKQCPAGFQGKDCGQECPVGTFGVNCSGSCSCGGAPCHGLTGQCRCPPGRTGEDCEADCPEGHWGLGCQEICPACQHAARCDPETGACLCLPGFVGSRCQDVCPAGWYGPSCQTRCSCANDGHCHPATGHCSCAPGWTGFSCQRACDSGHWGPDCSHPCNCSTGHGTCDAISGLCLCEAGYVGPRCEQRCPQGHFGPGCEQRCQCQHGAACDHVSGACTCPAGWRGTFCERACPAGFFGLDCRSACNCTAGAACDAVNGSCLCPAGRRGPRCAESCPAHTYGHNCSQACACFNGASCDPVHGQCHCAPGWMGPSCLQACPAGLYGDNCQHSCLCQNGGTCDPVSGHCACLEGWAGLACEKECLPGDVGAGCRHSCGCLNGGLCDPHTGRCLCPAGWIGDKCQSPPAPGLSWPTDPHGPLPGSLPSPHLSAACLWGWFGEACAQRCSCPPGAACHHVTGACHCPPGFTGSGCKQGCPPGRYGPGCEQLCGCLNGGSCDAATGACRCPAGFLGADCSLTCPQGRFGPNCTHVCGCGQGAACNPVTGTCLCPPGRAGVRCERGCPQNRFGVGCEHTCSCRNGGLCHANNGSCSCGLGWTGLHCELACPPGRYGTACRLECSCHNNSTCEPATGTCRCSPGFYGQACEHPCPPGFHGAGCQGVCRCQHGAPCDPISGRCLCPAGFHGHFCERGCEPGSFGEGCHQRCDCDGGSPCDPVTGLCLCPPGRSGATCNLGAHWLQNVAEEGRAGTVYSSGETEAQGLSSHTHPGGRLHSTRALPGAPRPRVPGAGKAGMMLRWAPPAPREPVLSPGLSGHTACLQQTHIPERWTSEALAEAVPWSPPLQSQPEGTQAFGDH; translated from the exons ATGTGGACGAATGCCGAACCCACAACGGTGGCTGCCAGCACCGGTGCGTGAACACCCTAGGCTCCTACCTCTGTGAGTGCATGCCCGGCTTCCGGCTCCACACTGACAGCAGGACCTGCCTGG CCATTAACTCCTGTGCCCTGGGCAATGGCGGCTGCCAgcaccactgtgtccagctcACGATCACTCGGCATCGCTGCCAGTGCCGGCCCGGGTTCCAGCTCCAGGAGGACGGAAGGCGCTGTGTCC GGAGAAGCCCGTGTGCCGACAGGAACGGCGGCTGCATGCACAGGTGCCAGGTGATCCGGGGCCTCGCCCACTGTGAGTGCCACGCGGGCTATCAGCTAGCAGCAGACGGCAAGGCCTGTGAAG ATGTGGATGAATGTGCCGCAGGGCTGGCCCAGTGTGCCCATGGCTGCCTCAACACCCAGGGGTCCTTCAAGTGCGTGTGTCATGCGGGCTACGAGCTGGGCGCCGATGGCCGGCAGTGCTACC GGATTGAGATGGAAATCGTGAACAGCTGTGAGGCCAACAACGGCGGCTGCTCCCATGGCTGCAGCCACACCAGTGCTGGGCCCCTGTGCACCTGTCCCCGTGGCTACGAGCTGGACACAGATCAGAGGACCTGCATCG ATGTCGACGACTGTGCAGACAGCCCGTGCTGCCAGCAGGTGTGCACCAACAACCCTGGCGGGTACGAGTGCGGCTGCTACGCCGGCTACCGGCTCAGTGCTGATGGCTGTGGCTGTGAGG ATGTGGATGAGTGCGCCTCCAGCAGTGGCGGCTGCGAGCACCGCTGCACCAACCTGGCCGGCTCCTTCCAGTGCTCCTGCGAGGCCGGCTACCGGCTGCACGAGGACCGTAGGGGCTGCAGCC CCCTGGAGGAGCCGGTGGTAGACCTGGACGGCGAGCTGCCCTTCGTGCGGCCCCTGCCCCACATTGCCGTGCTCCAGGACGAGCTGCCGCAACTCTTCCAGGATGACGACGTCGGGGCTGATGAGGAAGAGGCAGAGTTGCGGGGCGAACACACGCTCACAGAGAAGTTTG TCTGCCTGGATGACTCCTTTGGCCATGACTGCAGCTTGACCTGTGATGACTGCAGGAATGGAGGGACCTGCCTCCCGGGCCTGGATGGCTGTGACTGCCCCGAGGGCTGGACTGGGCTCATCTGCAATGAGA CTTGTCCTCCGGACACCTTCGGCAAGAACTGCAGCTTCTCCTGCAGATGTCAGAATGGTGGGACCTGCGACTCTGTCACTGGGGCCTGCCGCTGCCCCCCAGGTGTCAGTGGAACTAACTGTGAGGATG GCTGCCCCAAGGGCTACTATGGCAAGCACTGTCGCAAGAAATGCAACTGTGCCAACCGGGGCCGGTGCCACCGCCTCTACGGGGCCTGCCTCTGCGACCCGGGGCTCTACGGCCGCTTCTGCCACCTCA CCTGCCCGCCATGGGCCTTTGGGCCGGGCTGCTCAGAGGAGTGCCAGTGTGTGCAGCCCCACACGCGGTCCTGTGACAAGAGGGATGGCAGCTGCTCCTGCAAGGCCGGCTTCCGGGGTGAGCGCTGTCAAGCAG AGTGTGAGCCGGGCTACTTTGGGCCGGGGTGCCGGCAGGCATGCACCTGCCCAGTGGGCGTGGCCTGTGACTCCTTGAGCGGCGAGTGTGGGAAGCAGTGTCCCGCTGGCTTCCAGGGAAAGGATTGCGGCCAAG AGTGCCCGGTGGGGACGTTCGGCGTGAACTGCTCGGGCTCCTGCTCCTGTGGGGGGGCCCCCTGCCACGGGCTCACGGGGCAGTGCCGGTGTCCGCCAGGGAGGACCGGGGAAGACTGTGAGGCAG ATTGTCCCGAGGGCcactgggggctgggctgccaggaGATCTGCCCAGCATGCCAACACGCTGCCCGCTGCGACCCTGAGACCGGAGCCTGCCTGTGCCTCCCTGGCTTCGTCGGCAGCCGCTGCCAGGATG TGTGCCCAGCAGGCTGGTATGGTCCCAGCTGCCAGACAAGGTGCTCTTGTGCCAATGATGGGCACTGCCACCCAGCCACCGGACACTGCAGCTGTGCCCCCGGGTGGACCGGCTTTAGCTGCCAGAGAG CCTGTGATAGTGGGCACTGGGGACCTGACTGCAGCCACCCCTGCAACTGCAGCACTGGCCACGGGACCTGCGATGCCATCAGTGGCCTGTGTCTGTGCGAGGCTGGCTACGTGGGCCCACGATGCGAGCAGC GGTGTCCCCAGGGCCACTTTGGGCCCGGCTGTGAGCAGCGGTGCCAGTGTCAGCACGGAGCAGCCTGTGACCACGTCAGCGGGGCCTGCACCTGCCCGGCCGGCTGGAGGGGCACCTTCTGCGAGCGTG CCTGCCCGGCCGGCTTCTTTGGATTGGACTGTCGCAGTGCCTGCAACTGCACCGCCGGAGCTGCCTGTGATGCTGTGAAtggctcctgcctctgccccgcTGGCCGCCGGGGCCCCCGCTGTGCCGAGA GCTGCCCAGCCCACACCTATGGGCACAATTGCAGCCAGGCCTGTGCCTGCTTTAACGGGGCCTCCTGTGACCCTGTCCACGGGCAGTGCCACTGTGCCCCTGGCTGGATGGGGCCCTCCTGCCTGCAGG CCTGCCCTGCTGGCCTGTACGGCGACAACTGTCAACATTCCTGCCTCTGCCAGAATGGAGGGACCTGCGACCCTGTGTCAGGCCACTGTGCGTGCCTGGAGGGCTGGGCTGGCCTGGCCTGTGAGAAGG AGTGCCTCCCTGGGGACGTCGGAGCTGGTTGCCGGCACAGCTGCGGTTGCCTCAACGGGGGCCTGTGTGACCCGCACACAGGCcgctgcctctgcccagccggCTGGATTGGGGACAAGTGTCAGAGCC CACCTGCTCCAGGCCTGTCCTGGCCCACAGATCCCCACGGGCCCCTCCCAGGAAGCCTCCCCAGCCCTCATCTTTCTGCAGCCTGCCTATGGGGCTGGTTTGGAGAGGCCTGTGCCCAGCGCTGCAGCTGCCCGCCTGGcgctgcctgccaccacgtcaCTGGGGCCTGCCACTGTCCCCCTGGCTTCACTGGCTCTGGCTGCAAGCAGG GATGCCCGCCCGGGCGGTATGGGCCAGGTTGTGAACAGCTGTGTGGATGTCTCAACGGGGGCTCCTGTGATGCAGCCACGGGGGCCTGCCGCTGCCCCGCTGGGTTCCTCGGGGCGGACTGCAGCCTCA CCTGTCCACAGGGCCGCTTCGGCCCCAACTGCACCCACGTGTGTGGGTGTGGGCAGGGGGCAGCCTGCAACCCTGTGACCGGCACCTGCCTCTGCCCCCCGGGGAGAGCCGGCGTCCGCTGTGAGCGAG GCTGCCCCCAGAACCGGTTTGGCGTGGGCTGTGAGCACACCTGCTCCTGCAGGAACGGAGGGCTGTGCCACGCCAACAATGGCAGCTGCTCCTGTGGCCTGGGCTGGACAGGGCTGCACTGTGAGCTGG CCTGTCCCCCTGGGCGCTACGGAACTGCCTGCCGTCTGGAGTGCTCCTGCCACAACAACAGCACATGTGAGCCCGCCACGGGCACCTGCCGCTGCAGCCCCGGCTTCTACGGCCAGGCCTGTGAGCACC CCTGTCCACCTGGCTTCCACGGGGCTGGCTGCCAGGGAGTGTGCCGGTGTCAACATGGAGCCCCCTGCGACCCCATCAGTGGCCGGTGCCTGTGTCCCGCTGGCTTCCACGGCCACTTCTGTGAGAGGG GGTGTGAGCCAGGTTCATTTGGAGAGGGCTGCCACCAGCGGTGTGACTGCGACGGGGGGTCACCCTGTGACCCTGTCACCGGTCTCTGCCTTTGCCCACCAGGGCGCTCAGGAGCCACCTGTAACCTGG GAGCTCACTGGCTGCAGAATGTAGCTGAGGAAGGCAGGGCAGGAACTGTTTACTCCTCAGGGGAAACCGAGGCCCAAGGTCTTAGCTCCCACACACACCCAGGCGGAAGGCTTCACTCCACCCGGGCTCTGCCGGGGGCCCctaggcccagggtccctggCGCAGGGAAGGCAGGGATGATGCTCAG GTGGGCCCCTCCGGCTCCCCGAGAACCCGTCCTTAGTCCAGGGCTCAG TGGCCACACTGCCTGCCTCCAGCAGACCCACATCCCGGAGCGGTGGACCAGCGAGGCACTAGCAGAGGCAGTCCCATGGAGCCCGCCTCTCCAGTCCCAGCCAGAGGGGACCCAGGCCTTTGGTGACCACTGA
- the LOC100434611 gene encoding multiple epidermal growth factor-like domains protein 6 isoform X3 has product MSFLEEARAAGRPVVLALVLLLLPAVPVGASVPPRPLLPLQPSMPHVCAEEELTLVGRRQPCVRAFSHTVPVWKAGCGWQAWCVGHERRTVYYMGYRQVYTTEARTVLRCCRGWTQQPGEEGCLSDVDECRTHNGGCQHRCVNTLGSYLCECMPGFRLHTDSRTCLAINSCALGNGGCQHHCVQLTITRHRCQCRPGFQLQEDGRRCVRRSPCADRNGGCMHRCQVIRGLAHCECHAGYQLAADGKACEDVDECAAGLAQCAHGCLNTQGSFKCVCHAGYELGADGRQCYRIEMEIVNSCEANNGGCSHGCSHTSAGPLCTCPRGYELDTDQRTCIDVDDCADSPCCQQVCTNNPGGYECGCYAGYRLSADGCGCEDVDECASSSGGCEHRCTNLAGSFQCSCEAGYRLHEDRRGCSPLEEPVVDLDGELPFVRPLPHIAVLQDELPQLFQDDDVGADEEEAELRGEHTLTEKFVCLDDSFGHDCSLTCDDCRNGGTCLPGLDGCDCPEGWTGLICNETCPPDTFGKNCSFSCRCQNGGTCDSVTGACRCPPGVSGTNCEDGCPKGYYGKHCRKKCNCANRGRCHRLYGACLCDPGLYGRFCHLTCPPWAFGPGCSEECQCVQPHTRSCDKRDGSCSCKAGFRGERCQAECEPGYFGPGCRQACTCPVGVACDSLSGECGKQCPAGFQGKDCGQECPVGTFGVNCSGSCSCGGAPCHGLTGQCRCPPGRTGEDCEAARAAWALTGHGGWALDCPEGHWGLGCQEICPACQHAARCDPETGACLCLPGFVGSRCQDVCPAGWYGPSCQTRCSCANDGHCHPATGHCSCAPGWTGFSCQRACDSGHWGPDCSHPCNCSTGHGTCDAISGLCLCEAGYVGPRCEQRCPQGHFGPGCEQRCQCQHGAACDHVSGACTCPAGWRGTFCERACPAGFFGLDCRSACNCTAGAACDAVNGSCLCPAGRRGPRCAESCPAHTYGHNCSQACACFNGASCDPVHGQCHCAPGWMGPSCLQACPAGLYGDNCQHSCLCQNGGTCDPVSGHCACLEGWAGLACEKECLPGDVGAGCRHSCGCLNGGLCDPHTGRCLCPAGWIGDKCQSPPAPGLSWPTDPHGPLPGSLPSPHLSAACLWGWFGEACAQRCSCPPGAACHHVTGACHCPPGFTGSGCKQGCPPGRYGPGCEQLCGCLNGGSCDAATGACRCPAGFLGADCSLTCPQGRFGPNCTHVCGCGQGAACNPVTGTCLCPPGRAGVRCERGCPQNRFGVGCEHTCSCRNGGLCHANNGSCSCGLGWTGLHCELACPPGRYGTACRLECSCHNNSTCEPATGTCRCSPGFYGQACEHPCPPGFHGAGCQGVCRCQHGAPCDPISGRCLCPAGFHGHFCERGCEPGSFGEGCHQRCDCDGGSPCDPVTGLCLCPPGRSGATCNLGAHWLQNVAEEGRAGTVYSSGETEAQGLSSHTHPGGRLHSTRALPGAPRPRVPGAGKAGMMLRWAPPAPREPVLSPGLSGHTACLQQTHIPERWTSEALAEAVPWSPPLQSQPEGTQAFGDH; this is encoded by the exons ATGTGGACGAATGCCGAACCCACAACGGTGGCTGCCAGCACCGGTGCGTGAACACCCTAGGCTCCTACCTCTGTGAGTGCATGCCCGGCTTCCGGCTCCACACTGACAGCAGGACCTGCCTGG CCATTAACTCCTGTGCCCTGGGCAATGGCGGCTGCCAgcaccactgtgtccagctcACGATCACTCGGCATCGCTGCCAGTGCCGGCCCGGGTTCCAGCTCCAGGAGGACGGAAGGCGCTGTGTCC GGAGAAGCCCGTGTGCCGACAGGAACGGCGGCTGCATGCACAGGTGCCAGGTGATCCGGGGCCTCGCCCACTGTGAGTGCCACGCGGGCTATCAGCTAGCAGCAGACGGCAAGGCCTGTGAAG ATGTGGATGAATGTGCCGCAGGGCTGGCCCAGTGTGCCCATGGCTGCCTCAACACCCAGGGGTCCTTCAAGTGCGTGTGTCATGCGGGCTACGAGCTGGGCGCCGATGGCCGGCAGTGCTACC GGATTGAGATGGAAATCGTGAACAGCTGTGAGGCCAACAACGGCGGCTGCTCCCATGGCTGCAGCCACACCAGTGCTGGGCCCCTGTGCACCTGTCCCCGTGGCTACGAGCTGGACACAGATCAGAGGACCTGCATCG ATGTCGACGACTGTGCAGACAGCCCGTGCTGCCAGCAGGTGTGCACCAACAACCCTGGCGGGTACGAGTGCGGCTGCTACGCCGGCTACCGGCTCAGTGCTGATGGCTGTGGCTGTGAGG ATGTGGATGAGTGCGCCTCCAGCAGTGGCGGCTGCGAGCACCGCTGCACCAACCTGGCCGGCTCCTTCCAGTGCTCCTGCGAGGCCGGCTACCGGCTGCACGAGGACCGTAGGGGCTGCAGCC CCCTGGAGGAGCCGGTGGTAGACCTGGACGGCGAGCTGCCCTTCGTGCGGCCCCTGCCCCACATTGCCGTGCTCCAGGACGAGCTGCCGCAACTCTTCCAGGATGACGACGTCGGGGCTGATGAGGAAGAGGCAGAGTTGCGGGGCGAACACACGCTCACAGAGAAGTTTG TCTGCCTGGATGACTCCTTTGGCCATGACTGCAGCTTGACCTGTGATGACTGCAGGAATGGAGGGACCTGCCTCCCGGGCCTGGATGGCTGTGACTGCCCCGAGGGCTGGACTGGGCTCATCTGCAATGAGA CTTGTCCTCCGGACACCTTCGGCAAGAACTGCAGCTTCTCCTGCAGATGTCAGAATGGTGGGACCTGCGACTCTGTCACTGGGGCCTGCCGCTGCCCCCCAGGTGTCAGTGGAACTAACTGTGAGGATG GCTGCCCCAAGGGCTACTATGGCAAGCACTGTCGCAAGAAATGCAACTGTGCCAACCGGGGCCGGTGCCACCGCCTCTACGGGGCCTGCCTCTGCGACCCGGGGCTCTACGGCCGCTTCTGCCACCTCA CCTGCCCGCCATGGGCCTTTGGGCCGGGCTGCTCAGAGGAGTGCCAGTGTGTGCAGCCCCACACGCGGTCCTGTGACAAGAGGGATGGCAGCTGCTCCTGCAAGGCCGGCTTCCGGGGTGAGCGCTGTCAAGCAG AGTGTGAGCCGGGCTACTTTGGGCCGGGGTGCCGGCAGGCATGCACCTGCCCAGTGGGCGTGGCCTGTGACTCCTTGAGCGGCGAGTGTGGGAAGCAGTGTCCCGCTGGCTTCCAGGGAAAGGATTGCGGCCAAG AGTGCCCGGTGGGGACGTTCGGCGTGAACTGCTCGGGCTCCTGCTCCTGTGGGGGGGCCCCCTGCCACGGGCTCACGGGGCAGTGCCGGTGTCCGCCAGGGAGGACCGGGGAAGACTGTGAGGCAG CAAGGGCAGCTTGGGCACTGACTGGCCATGGGGGATGGGCACTAGATTGTCCCGAGGGCcactgggggctgggctgccaggaGATCTGCCCAGCATGCCAACACGCTGCCCGCTGCGACCCTGAGACCGGAGCCTGCCTGTGCCTCCCTGGCTTCGTCGGCAGCCGCTGCCAGGATG TGTGCCCAGCAGGCTGGTATGGTCCCAGCTGCCAGACAAGGTGCTCTTGTGCCAATGATGGGCACTGCCACCCAGCCACCGGACACTGCAGCTGTGCCCCCGGGTGGACCGGCTTTAGCTGCCAGAGAG CCTGTGATAGTGGGCACTGGGGACCTGACTGCAGCCACCCCTGCAACTGCAGCACTGGCCACGGGACCTGCGATGCCATCAGTGGCCTGTGTCTGTGCGAGGCTGGCTACGTGGGCCCACGATGCGAGCAGC GGTGTCCCCAGGGCCACTTTGGGCCCGGCTGTGAGCAGCGGTGCCAGTGTCAGCACGGAGCAGCCTGTGACCACGTCAGCGGGGCCTGCACCTGCCCGGCCGGCTGGAGGGGCACCTTCTGCGAGCGTG CCTGCCCGGCCGGCTTCTTTGGATTGGACTGTCGCAGTGCCTGCAACTGCACCGCCGGAGCTGCCTGTGATGCTGTGAAtggctcctgcctctgccccgcTGGCCGCCGGGGCCCCCGCTGTGCCGAGA GCTGCCCAGCCCACACCTATGGGCACAATTGCAGCCAGGCCTGTGCCTGCTTTAACGGGGCCTCCTGTGACCCTGTCCACGGGCAGTGCCACTGTGCCCCTGGCTGGATGGGGCCCTCCTGCCTGCAGG CCTGCCCTGCTGGCCTGTACGGCGACAACTGTCAACATTCCTGCCTCTGCCAGAATGGAGGGACCTGCGACCCTGTGTCAGGCCACTGTGCGTGCCTGGAGGGCTGGGCTGGCCTGGCCTGTGAGAAGG AGTGCCTCCCTGGGGACGTCGGAGCTGGTTGCCGGCACAGCTGCGGTTGCCTCAACGGGGGCCTGTGTGACCCGCACACAGGCcgctgcctctgcccagccggCTGGATTGGGGACAAGTGTCAGAGCC CACCTGCTCCAGGCCTGTCCTGGCCCACAGATCCCCACGGGCCCCTCCCAGGAAGCCTCCCCAGCCCTCATCTTTCTGCAGCCTGCCTATGGGGCTGGTTTGGAGAGGCCTGTGCCCAGCGCTGCAGCTGCCCGCCTGGcgctgcctgccaccacgtcaCTGGGGCCTGCCACTGTCCCCCTGGCTTCACTGGCTCTGGCTGCAAGCAGG GATGCCCGCCCGGGCGGTATGGGCCAGGTTGTGAACAGCTGTGTGGATGTCTCAACGGGGGCTCCTGTGATGCAGCCACGGGGGCCTGCCGCTGCCCCGCTGGGTTCCTCGGGGCGGACTGCAGCCTCA CCTGTCCACAGGGCCGCTTCGGCCCCAACTGCACCCACGTGTGTGGGTGTGGGCAGGGGGCAGCCTGCAACCCTGTGACCGGCACCTGCCTCTGCCCCCCGGGGAGAGCCGGCGTCCGCTGTGAGCGAG GCTGCCCCCAGAACCGGTTTGGCGTGGGCTGTGAGCACACCTGCTCCTGCAGGAACGGAGGGCTGTGCCACGCCAACAATGGCAGCTGCTCCTGTGGCCTGGGCTGGACAGGGCTGCACTGTGAGCTGG CCTGTCCCCCTGGGCGCTACGGAACTGCCTGCCGTCTGGAGTGCTCCTGCCACAACAACAGCACATGTGAGCCCGCCACGGGCACCTGCCGCTGCAGCCCCGGCTTCTACGGCCAGGCCTGTGAGCACC CCTGTCCACCTGGCTTCCACGGGGCTGGCTGCCAGGGAGTGTGCCGGTGTCAACATGGAGCCCCCTGCGACCCCATCAGTGGCCGGTGCCTGTGTCCCGCTGGCTTCCACGGCCACTTCTGTGAGAGGG GGTGTGAGCCAGGTTCATTTGGAGAGGGCTGCCACCAGCGGTGTGACTGCGACGGGGGGTCACCCTGTGACCCTGTCACCGGTCTCTGCCTTTGCCCACCAGGGCGCTCAGGAGCCACCTGTAACCTGG GAGCTCACTGGCTGCAGAATGTAGCTGAGGAAGGCAGGGCAGGAACTGTTTACTCCTCAGGGGAAACCGAGGCCCAAGGTCTTAGCTCCCACACACACCCAGGCGGAAGGCTTCACTCCACCCGGGCTCTGCCGGGGGCCCctaggcccagggtccctggCGCAGGGAAGGCAGGGATGATGCTCAG GTGGGCCCCTCCGGCTCCCCGAGAACCCGTCCTTAGTCCAGGGCTCAG TGGCCACACTGCCTGCCTCCAGCAGACCCACATCCCGGAGCGGTGGACCAGCGAGGCACTAGCAGAGGCAGTCCCATGGAGCCCGCCTCTCCAGTCCCAGCCAGAGGGGACCCAGGCCTTTGGTGACCACTGA